In Bdellovibrio bacteriovorus, a single window of DNA contains:
- a CDS encoding penicillin acylase family protein → MKNLKRILLVLTALICIAVFVVYFFMKQSVAPMDGQLKLEGLSAPVTITRDTFGIPHIKAQNKIDALRALGFVMASERLFQMELSRRMTQGELSEAFGDVAVTSDKLYRSLMIKPAVERMLKHEKETGTFDERLWSEMEAYFDGVNQYVATRPLPFEMKTLGLKPRPFTPMDAYVMTGHMAYSFGIALKADPLMSELAKKLSEEQFQALRNNPLTAPLKIVSNSLALPALTEGLFTPHFEGSNAWLIAPSRSQSGKSIFANDPHIGYALPAVWVEAHIQTPEFELYGHYLPLVPFAILGHNRHHAWGFTMSLSDDMDLYRETLDTEKKTVLFNKKPVSYQEWNEVIKVKDGIDVTLPMIETPHGPLMDGIFTEKNLALKWAFHRKENNPMKALRMMGEAKSMAEFESALKSATAPGLNVMYADADNIAWWIFGDIAVKKNPNSDMLLDGASGDDEYLRLLEWNEKPHSVNPPSGFIVTANSRPESLPTNIRGDFQADDRYQTIVKALSEKDVWNAEEFKALQTDNYNAFTPEILEKLLADLHLSPEENKKYEKALQDLKDWNHRSDISSTAASLYHQWNSDNIQLLLQKLSKEERQTFLNTPYAWQFYRRTILNETAPWWKDLKRPEVITAGFKKAIEKVQNKTWGEIHTVEYIHPLGRTAPLNKVFNLGPYPIPGAYNEINNNKMRGMGGDFKVVAGPSTRRIIDFASPQKSWGINPIGISGHMLSPFYKDQVHLFIEGKYREQWMDDKDIEQVKTHVLTLE, encoded by the coding sequence ATGAAAAACTTAAAGCGAATTCTGCTCGTTCTTACCGCTCTGATCTGTATAGCTGTCTTTGTCGTCTACTTTTTTATGAAGCAATCCGTAGCGCCTATGGACGGACAACTAAAACTGGAAGGTCTTTCTGCTCCGGTCACAATCACTAGGGACACTTTCGGCATTCCGCACATCAAAGCACAAAACAAGATCGATGCTTTAAGAGCCTTAGGTTTTGTCATGGCAAGTGAGCGTCTTTTTCAAATGGAACTTTCACGCCGCATGACTCAAGGAGAATTGAGTGAGGCTTTTGGAGACGTGGCCGTTACCAGCGACAAACTTTATCGCAGCCTCATGATTAAACCTGCTGTCGAACGCATGCTCAAACACGAAAAAGAAACAGGCACCTTTGATGAACGCCTGTGGAGCGAGATGGAAGCCTATTTCGACGGCGTTAATCAGTACGTCGCCACTCGCCCCTTGCCTTTTGAAATGAAAACCCTAGGGCTGAAACCCCGTCCATTCACCCCAATGGATGCTTACGTCATGACCGGCCACATGGCTTATAGTTTTGGCATCGCTTTAAAAGCAGATCCTTTGATGTCAGAACTGGCAAAAAAACTTTCTGAAGAACAGTTTCAGGCTTTAAGAAACAACCCTTTGACCGCGCCGCTAAAGATTGTCAGTAACAGCCTTGCGTTACCAGCTCTTACTGAAGGACTATTTACTCCCCACTTTGAAGGAAGTAATGCCTGGCTGATTGCCCCCAGCAGATCACAATCAGGAAAAAGTATTTTCGCCAACGATCCCCACATTGGTTATGCACTGCCCGCAGTTTGGGTGGAAGCGCATATTCAAACACCGGAATTTGAACTTTACGGTCACTATCTTCCACTCGTTCCCTTTGCGATCTTAGGTCACAACCGTCATCATGCTTGGGGTTTCACTATGTCTCTTTCCGATGACATGGATCTTTATCGCGAAACTTTGGACACTGAGAAAAAAACGGTGCTCTTCAATAAGAAACCTGTCAGCTACCAAGAGTGGAACGAAGTAATCAAAGTGAAGGATGGCATCGACGTCACTTTACCTATGATTGAAACTCCGCACGGACCCTTGATGGACGGAATCTTCACAGAGAAAAATCTGGCGCTAAAGTGGGCTTTTCATAGAAAAGAAAACAACCCCATGAAAGCCTTACGCATGATGGGCGAAGCAAAAAGCATGGCCGAGTTTGAGTCTGCCTTAAAATCGGCAACAGCACCGGGACTTAATGTCATGTACGCTGACGCCGATAACATTGCTTGGTGGATCTTCGGTGATATCGCCGTTAAAAAGAATCCAAATTCAGACATGCTTCTTGATGGAGCTTCTGGCGATGATGAATACCTTCGCCTTTTAGAGTGGAACGAGAAGCCCCATTCTGTGAATCCACCTTCAGGGTTTATTGTGACTGCGAACTCACGCCCCGAAAGTCTTCCAACAAACATCCGCGGAGATTTCCAAGCCGATGACCGCTATCAAACTATCGTCAAAGCCCTTTCCGAAAAAGATGTGTGGAATGCAGAAGAATTTAAGGCCCTGCAAACGGACAACTACAACGCCTTTACCCCAGAAATCTTAGAAAAACTGCTGGCAGATCTTCATTTATCGCCAGAAGAAAACAAAAAATATGAAAAAGCCCTGCAAGATCTTAAAGATTGGAATCATCGATCCGATATCTCGTCGACAGCGGCAAGTCTTTACCACCAGTGGAATAGCGACAACATCCAACTTCTGCTGCAGAAACTTTCAAAAGAGGAACGCCAAACTTTCCTTAACACCCCTTACGCTTGGCAATTCTATCGTCGTACGATCTTGAACGAAACGGCGCCTTGGTGGAAAGACTTGAAAAGACCTGAAGTAATCACTGCAGGTTTCAAAAAAGCGATTGAAAAGGTGCAAAACAAAACCTGGGGCGAGATACATACTGTTGAATACATACATCCTTTAGGCAGAACTGCGCCCTTAAATAAAGTCTTCAACTTAGGTCCCTACCCCATTCCCGGAGCCTACAATGAAATCAACAACAACAAAATGCGCGGCATGGGTGGCGACTTTAAAGTTGTAGCCGGTCCATCCACTCGCAGAATCATTGATTTCGCCTCACCTCAAAAAAGCTGGGGCATCAATCCGATCGGTATATCTGGCCATATGCTCTCCCCGTTCTATAAAGATCAAGTTCATCTTTTTATCGAAGGCAAATACCGCGAACAATGGATGGATGACAAAGATATCGAACAGGTTAAAACCCACGTGCTTACCTTAGAATAA
- a CDS encoding DUF333 domain-containing protein has translation MMKLYKLFSALVVSSFSLQAWAYPSVGDKVQWTGTVQQRDGTQKSVRIVKEVVKFDKETKKWTVKYEATMGNDVVSEHLEVTDLYSPERFKQILANCVTSGGVLEKVEAPPAGTYDTCKMTTKNADGSIVEKWWGNIPFGVVSKSTKAVVKGKKLADIPDLQSIVAGL, from the coding sequence ATGATGAAACTTTATAAACTTTTTTCCGCTTTGGTGGTTTCTTCGTTCTCCCTGCAAGCCTGGGCATATCCCAGCGTGGGAGACAAAGTTCAATGGACAGGCACGGTTCAACAACGTGATGGCACTCAAAAATCTGTGCGCATCGTAAAAGAAGTTGTTAAGTTCGATAAAGAAACTAAGAAGTGGACCGTCAAATACGAAGCCACGATGGGAAATGACGTGGTTTCTGAACATCTGGAAGTGACGGACCTTTATTCTCCAGAGCGCTTTAAGCAGATTCTTGCTAACTGCGTGACTAGTGGAGGTGTCTTAGAAAAAGTTGAAGCTCCTCCAGCCGGCACTTATGACACCTGCAAAATGACGACTAAAAATGCAGATGGCTCTATCGTAGAAAAATGGTGGGGTAACATCCCTTTCGGCGTCGTTAGCAAAAGTACGAAGGCCGTCGTAAAAGGCAAAAAATTGGCGGACATCCCGGATCTTCAATCTATCGTCGCTGGTCTTTAA
- the cysS gene encoding cysteine--tRNA ligase, with protein MSLKIYNSQSKQLEEFVPLTPGQVKMYVCGPTVYNFLHVGNFRGVVFFNLVRNWLESSGYKVDYALNFTDVDDKIINRAHELGMDPHALSEKYIVEYKKDFASLGLRPHDHNPKVTEHMDGIVDMVKTLVEKNIAYETQGDVMYSIASFEGYGKLSGRNPEELQAGARVDIDEKKRNPMDFALWKAAKPGEVSWPSPWGPGRPGWHIECSAMIQKIFGDQIDIHGGGMDLIFPHHENEIAQSEGCTGKHFVKYWMHNNMLNFGGQKMSKSLGNVVTMREFLETNNAEIYKWMVLSVHYRTMSDFSDAAVERAVSGLARIYSALSLADDYVAEGVAPDAGFEKITQEAWKKVEAALNDDFGTPEAFASLFEVVRQFNSQVRRGMKSNPAVQGKAVAFKNFVAKLGRLLSLFQEPAGPFLIKLDDMLLAKMNVKRADVDALVAERTQVREAKDFAKSDELRAKLTGMGISVSDTPTGSFWEVTK; from the coding sequence ATGTCTTTAAAGATTTACAACTCTCAGTCTAAGCAGCTTGAAGAATTTGTGCCTCTGACTCCGGGTCAGGTGAAAATGTATGTCTGCGGTCCGACGGTTTATAACTTTCTTCACGTCGGAAACTTCCGTGGAGTTGTTTTCTTTAACTTAGTTCGTAATTGGCTTGAGTCTTCTGGTTACAAAGTGGACTACGCACTGAACTTCACAGACGTGGACGATAAGATTATCAATCGCGCGCATGAACTGGGTATGGATCCTCATGCTTTATCTGAAAAGTACATTGTGGAGTATAAAAAAGATTTCGCTTCTTTAGGTCTTCGTCCCCATGATCACAATCCGAAGGTGACAGAACATATGGACGGCATCGTCGATATGGTGAAGACTTTGGTTGAAAAGAATATTGCCTATGAAACTCAAGGGGACGTGATGTATTCCATCGCTTCCTTCGAGGGCTACGGTAAGCTGAGTGGTCGCAACCCTGAAGAACTTCAGGCGGGCGCCCGCGTAGATATCGATGAAAAAAAGCGCAACCCGATGGATTTCGCTCTTTGGAAAGCGGCGAAGCCAGGTGAAGTGTCTTGGCCTTCTCCGTGGGGGCCAGGTCGACCCGGCTGGCATATCGAATGCTCGGCGATGATTCAAAAAATCTTTGGTGATCAGATCGATATTCACGGCGGTGGTATGGATTTGATTTTCCCGCATCATGAAAATGAAATCGCACAGAGTGAAGGATGCACCGGTAAGCACTTTGTAAAATACTGGATGCACAATAATATGCTGAACTTCGGCGGACAGAAAATGTCGAAGTCCTTAGGTAATGTTGTAACGATGCGTGAGTTCCTAGAGACGAACAACGCGGAAATCTATAAGTGGATGGTTCTTTCGGTTCACTATCGTACAATGAGTGACTTCAGTGATGCAGCTGTTGAAAGGGCTGTGTCGGGCTTAGCACGTATTTATTCTGCACTTTCTTTGGCGGATGATTATGTAGCCGAAGGTGTTGCTCCCGATGCTGGATTTGAAAAAATCACGCAAGAAGCTTGGAAGAAAGTGGAAGCGGCTTTGAATGATGATTTCGGAACACCTGAGGCTTTTGCTTCTTTGTTCGAAGTCGTTCGTCAGTTTAATTCTCAAGTTCGTCGTGGCATGAAATCAAACCCGGCGGTTCAAGGGAAGGCTGTCGCATTTAAAAACTTTGTCGCTAAACTCGGTCGTCTTTTAAGCCTGTTCCAAGAGCCTGCGGGTCCTTTCTTGATTAAGCTTGATGATATGCTACTTGCAAAAATGAACGTGAAGCGCGCGGATGTAGATGCCTTGGTTGCGGAACGCACTCAGGTGCGTGAGGCCAAGGACTTTGCAAAATCCGATGAGCTTCGTGCGAAACTGACGGGAATGGGAATTTCTGTCAGCGACACGCCGACAGGAAGTTTCTGGGAAGTAACTAAATAA
- the gltX gene encoding glutamate--tRNA ligase: MTSKISPHPRVRFAPSPTGYLHVGGARTALYNYLYAKKNGGEFILRIEDTDEARSTEESLRGVVDDLVWLNLLWAEGVDPKTLKDVGPLGPYRQSQRQDIYKKYADQLLNAGKAYYCFLTDEEIEKQREEAKAAGRSPHVNSPYQDWPLQKALEHIEKGNKGVVRFKTKGLAKDYTLNDLVRGEVKFPSDMVGDFVLLRSDGMPVYNFCCVVDDHLMKITHVFRAEEHLPNTLRQMMIYEGLNWPLPEFGHMALILDEDRQKLSKRKGAVACGLLKEEGYLASAVLNFIALLGWSHPEGKEIMSVDDMIQAFDISRLNPSGAIFDRVKFKWMNAQHLRALPNMELWNAIQPFLAREKMELPQDPVWQDKSITVFKPYMEILSDAIELYKPLNDKSYVILPEAEEAMKWESTKAVLTAWKELVSAHTSDYMTEEEFLKIQDEVKNKTGAKGKNLFMPIRVAVIGKPHGAELKILVPLMKKDSLIARAEKALAQL, encoded by the coding sequence ATGACCTCAAAAATTTCGCCTCATCCTCGTGTTCGTTTTGCACCTTCTCCGACGGGTTATTTGCACGTTGGGGGAGCTCGAACGGCTCTTTACAACTATCTTTACGCTAAGAAAAATGGCGGTGAGTTCATTCTTCGTATCGAGGACACCGATGAGGCTCGTTCCACGGAAGAATCTTTGCGTGGCGTGGTGGATGACCTGGTGTGGTTGAATCTTCTTTGGGCGGAAGGTGTGGATCCGAAAACCTTGAAAGATGTGGGACCTTTGGGGCCGTACCGTCAAAGTCAGCGCCAAGATATCTACAAAAAATATGCGGATCAGCTTTTAAACGCAGGCAAAGCTTACTACTGCTTTTTGACTGACGAAGAAATTGAAAAGCAACGTGAAGAGGCGAAGGCCGCGGGCCGTTCTCCGCATGTGAATTCTCCTTACCAAGATTGGCCTTTGCAAAAAGCTTTAGAGCATATCGAAAAAGGCAATAAAGGCGTGGTTCGTTTTAAAACCAAAGGTTTGGCGAAAGACTACACCTTGAACGACTTAGTTCGTGGCGAAGTGAAATTCCCATCAGACATGGTCGGGGACTTTGTTCTTCTGCGCTCAGACGGTATGCCAGTTTATAACTTCTGCTGTGTTGTGGATGATCACTTGATGAAGATCACGCATGTATTCCGTGCGGAAGAACATCTGCCAAACACGCTTCGTCAAATGATGATCTATGAAGGTTTGAATTGGCCACTTCCTGAATTTGGTCACATGGCTTTGATTCTAGATGAAGATCGCCAAAAGCTTTCTAAGCGTAAAGGTGCGGTTGCTTGTGGTCTTCTAAAAGAAGAAGGTTACTTAGCTTCTGCGGTTTTGAATTTCATCGCTCTTCTTGGTTGGTCTCATCCGGAAGGTAAAGAGATCATGTCGGTTGATGATATGATTCAAGCATTTGATATCTCTCGTCTGAATCCTTCAGGCGCGATCTTTGACCGCGTGAAGTTTAAATGGATGAATGCGCAACACTTGCGTGCTCTTCCGAATATGGAACTTTGGAATGCGATTCAACCGTTCTTAGCGCGTGAGAAAATGGAGCTTCCGCAAGATCCGGTATGGCAGGATAAATCCATCACGGTGTTTAAGCCGTACATGGAAATTTTGTCGGATGCGATTGAGCTTTATAAACCACTGAATGACAAATCGTACGTGATTCTTCCGGAAGCGGAAGAGGCGATGAAGTGGGAAAGCACGAAAGCAGTCTTGACGGCTTGGAAAGAACTCGTGAGCGCTCATACGTCTGACTATATGACGGAAGAAGAGTTCTTGAAAATCCAAGATGAAGTGAAAAATAAAACGGGTGCAAAGGGTAAAAACCTTTTCATGCCGATTCGTGTGGCTGTAATCGGAAAACCTCATGGCGCGGAATTAAAAATCCTGGTGCCATTGATGAAAAAAGATTCTTTGATCGCGCGTGCGGAAAAAGCTTTGGCTCAACTATAG
- a CDS encoding CarD family transcriptional regulator, which yields MQTFNVGDNAVYPGYGVVKVVSIETKEMLGTKTTFYNMQLVDTGLKIMIPTTNVKSAGLRPIISKDEANKVVGILKEKDIKIDNQTWNRRYREYMEKIKTGSVFEIAEVLRDLFLLKADKELSFGERKMLDSARSLLLKELTLATSQEELFMEEEVKAIFGITG from the coding sequence ATGCAGACGTTTAATGTTGGTGATAATGCTGTTTATCCCGGCTATGGCGTTGTAAAAGTGGTTTCTATTGAAACCAAAGAAATGTTGGGAACTAAAACAACATTCTACAACATGCAACTGGTCGACACTGGCTTAAAAATCATGATCCCTACTACGAACGTAAAATCTGCGGGTCTTCGTCCTATTATCTCTAAAGACGAAGCCAACAAAGTCGTGGGCATTCTTAAAGAAAAAGACATCAAAATCGACAATCAAACTTGGAACCGCCGTTACCGTGAGTACATGGAAAAGATCAAAACAGGTTCCGTTTTCGAAATTGCTGAAGTTTTACGCGATTTATTCCTGTTGAAAGCAGATAAAGAGCTTTCTTTCGGTGAGCGCAAGATGCTTGATTCTGCGCGCAGTCTTCTTTTGAAAGAGCTGACATTGGCGACGAGCCAAGAAGAGCTTTTCATGGAAGAAGAAGTGAAGGCCATCTTCGGAATCACAGGCTAG
- a CDS encoding S8 family serine peptidase, with protein sequence MIRLVKSITTTTAIAALTASAASAGTVLKMNSGAVDTTKISNNYAASWMMETQPTEYIVQFKKAITEADKATLKAQFEVFGYLPDDALVVRSTYAKLLSFKNSHPEVQAVVKYSASYKVSSSFDVASVFNKDTVQSVLVKTFKASDADLVASKMAALNPKVELQVVDGNSVMALVPRGLVSQVAALTGVEHVQPTPEIESFHFVMDQDLAADVHATAAGDYSDLTGDEPGTRVMKFQAAWAQGFTGRNQIVSMADTGLDSGNVNAIHGDFAGNVISGYPFGLWSKTWDDPMGHGTHVAGSVMGNGKASGGLLKGGAYEAKMVAEGMWSPMLKNLSVPSKLGDLFAKAQTDGASIHTNSWGGARTFGAYDNFAVQVDTWLYDNPDMLVLFAAGNSGADKNKDGRIDANSMASPGTAKNVLTVGASENVVTTGGIQVPISKLRAAKDEWPSEPIYSDYISNNENGIAMFSSRGPTSDGRVKPDIVAPGTNILSVKSQQKDASELWGAYNKDYVWSGGTSMATPLTAGAAAVARQALVEKLNIQKPSAALMKATMIHTAVDMYPGQFGEIGASRGQEILTRRPNSDEGYGRVDVQNIVNLGSKTQFIDNRQGVAQGQEVSYEFTLAREGKLYANLVWTDAPGSANAAQALVNDLDLVLTLPNGQTLSMNDHVNNLEMIEKSGLPAGSYKLTVKGFKVPQGKNGSQAYALVYTATEL encoded by the coding sequence ATGATTCGTCTTGTGAAAAGCATCACAACAACCACGGCGATTGCAGCTTTGACTGCGAGTGCCGCTAGTGCCGGAACTGTTTTGAAAATGAACAGCGGTGCGGTTGACACTACTAAAATCTCTAACAACTACGCAGCTTCTTGGATGATGGAAACTCAGCCAACGGAGTATATCGTTCAGTTTAAAAAGGCGATCACTGAAGCCGACAAAGCCACATTGAAGGCTCAGTTTGAAGTTTTCGGCTATCTTCCTGACGATGCTTTGGTTGTGCGCAGCACTTACGCAAAGCTTTTGAGCTTCAAAAATTCTCATCCAGAAGTTCAAGCCGTCGTTAAATATTCTGCTTCTTACAAAGTCAGCAGCTCATTTGATGTGGCGAGCGTTTTCAATAAAGACACTGTTCAATCCGTTCTTGTGAAGACATTTAAAGCATCAGATGCAGATCTTGTGGCTTCAAAAATGGCAGCCTTAAATCCTAAAGTAGAACTTCAAGTTGTTGATGGAAACTCAGTGATGGCGCTAGTTCCTCGCGGACTTGTTTCTCAGGTGGCGGCTTTAACAGGTGTTGAGCACGTTCAGCCAACTCCAGAGATTGAATCCTTCCATTTCGTGATGGATCAAGACTTGGCAGCAGATGTTCATGCAACAGCGGCGGGAGATTATTCAGATCTTACTGGTGATGAGCCAGGAACGCGCGTGATGAAATTCCAGGCGGCTTGGGCGCAGGGTTTCACAGGTCGTAACCAAATCGTATCTATGGCAGACACAGGTTTAGATTCTGGAAACGTGAATGCGATTCACGGGGATTTCGCGGGGAATGTGATCTCGGGATATCCTTTCGGTCTTTGGTCAAAAACTTGGGACGACCCCATGGGACACGGAACTCACGTAGCGGGTTCGGTGATGGGAAATGGAAAAGCTTCTGGTGGACTTCTAAAAGGTGGCGCTTATGAAGCAAAAATGGTGGCGGAAGGTATGTGGTCACCAATGCTTAAGAACTTAAGCGTTCCATCCAAACTAGGTGATTTGTTTGCAAAAGCCCAAACTGATGGCGCTAGCATTCACACAAACTCTTGGGGTGGTGCTCGTACGTTTGGTGCTTATGATAACTTTGCGGTTCAAGTAGATACTTGGTTGTACGACAACCCAGATATGCTTGTTCTTTTCGCGGCTGGTAACAGCGGTGCGGATAAAAACAAAGACGGTCGTATTGATGCAAACTCTATGGCTTCTCCAGGAACAGCGAAAAACGTTCTTACTGTCGGCGCTTCTGAAAACGTGGTTACAACAGGTGGTATCCAAGTTCCAATCAGCAAATTAAGAGCTGCTAAAGACGAATGGCCTTCAGAGCCGATTTACAGCGACTACATCTCTAACAACGAAAACGGTATTGCGATGTTCTCTTCACGTGGACCCACTTCGGATGGTCGTGTGAAACCAGATATCGTGGCTCCGGGCACAAACATCTTGAGCGTGAAGTCTCAACAAAAAGACGCTTCTGAATTATGGGGCGCTTACAATAAAGACTATGTTTGGTCGGGTGGTACTTCGATGGCGACGCCACTAACGGCGGGGGCAGCAGCCGTAGCTCGTCAGGCGTTGGTTGAAAAATTAAACATCCAGAAACCATCAGCGGCTTTGATGAAAGCGACAATGATTCACACGGCAGTGGATATGTATCCGGGTCAGTTCGGTGAAATCGGCGCTTCTCGCGGGCAAGAGATTTTGACTCGTCGTCCAAATTCGGATGAAGGTTATGGTCGCGTGGACGTTCAAAACATCGTGAATTTGGGTTCAAAAACTCAGTTCATCGACAACCGCCAAGGTGTGGCGCAAGGTCAGGAAGTTTCTTACGAGTTCACTTTGGCTCGTGAAGGAAAGCTTTACGCAAACCTTGTTTGGACCGATGCTCCGGGGTCAGCGAATGCGGCTCAAGCCCTCGTAAATGACTTAGACTTAGTTTTGACTCTTCCAAATGGTCAGACTCTCAGCATGAATGATCACGTCAATAACCTTGAAATGATTGAAAAGTCCGGTCTTCCGGCTGGATCTTATAAGCTCACTGTAAAAGGCTTTAAAGTTCCGCAAGGTAAGAATGGCTCGCAAGCTTACGCTCTTGTTTACACTGCAACAGAGCTCTAG
- the recG gene encoding ATP-dependent DNA helicase RecG, whose protein sequence is MALRLDTQIQYLKGVGPKLGDLFSRKGLKTLGDLFEFYPRAYEDQRAARNISSLKPGDIVSIKAQVVTVHSINMGRSTRKMYDVVVRDSSGQIHCKYFRVPYKGYFERFKPFTEVRVVGKVIEYRGRIEFHHPDIRDIEPDEETQDALIPLYTEIEGLATAKIMKLVRAAFAQMEEWPEEALPKWILEKYQLKKRQDALKEIHFPEPSRAQEYAEFKSAAQKRIIFDEFFWLELYLASRKTGFQKEGAPQIKNKAEKLKALEASLPFTMTNAQKRVFGEIKSDMEKTHPMHRMVQGDVGSGKTLVSFMAALYAIESGYQSCLMAPTEILAEQHFKNARKVLEPLGVRLALLVGKSKASERKQMLAALQAGEIDLIIGTHALIEDEVQFANLGLVIIDEQHRFGVEQRGVLKNKGKSPHFLVMTATPIPRTLAMTVYGDLDVSIIDEMPAGRSPIQTRVTYESKRPQALQFMLDQLKKGRQAYIVYPLVEESEKIDLKDAVSEYEKLKTQFPDVRFGLLHGKMKPDEKDQVMTQFRNQEIQVLVSTTVIEVGVDVPNANIMIIEHAERFGLSQLHQLRGRVGRGEFKSFCILIMGYAVSEEGRQRTEMMEKTSDGFKIAEFDLEMRGPGEFMGTRQSGLSGFKLANLVRDMAILQQAREAAFEVLKKDPKLAYLENQRLREELLREHGPAALAGIA, encoded by the coding sequence ATGGCCCTTCGTCTAGACACACAGATTCAGTACCTAAAGGGAGTCGGACCCAAGCTCGGAGATCTCTTCTCTCGCAAGGGATTAAAGACTCTAGGGGACCTCTTTGAGTTCTATCCCAGAGCCTACGAAGATCAGAGAGCCGCTCGCAACATTTCCAGTCTCAAACCAGGAGACATTGTCAGCATCAAGGCTCAAGTTGTGACAGTTCATAGTATCAACATGGGACGCTCGACACGGAAAATGTACGACGTGGTTGTTCGCGATTCCTCGGGACAAATTCACTGCAAATATTTCCGCGTTCCTTATAAGGGATACTTTGAAAGGTTTAAGCCCTTCACCGAAGTGCGCGTCGTGGGGAAAGTGATCGAATATCGTGGGCGCATTGAGTTTCATCATCCCGACATTCGCGATATTGAACCGGACGAAGAAACCCAGGATGCTTTGATTCCTCTGTATACCGAGATCGAAGGCCTTGCGACGGCAAAAATCATGAAGCTTGTTCGTGCGGCTTTTGCGCAAATGGAAGAGTGGCCCGAAGAAGCCCTGCCTAAATGGATTTTAGAAAAATATCAGCTAAAAAAGCGTCAAGATGCCCTGAAGGAAATCCATTTCCCTGAGCCCAGCCGTGCTCAGGAATATGCGGAGTTTAAAAGTGCCGCACAAAAAAGAATCATCTTTGATGAATTCTTTTGGTTAGAGCTTTACCTGGCATCACGAAAAACAGGATTTCAAAAAGAGGGTGCGCCGCAAATCAAGAACAAAGCGGAAAAGTTAAAAGCCCTGGAAGCTTCGTTGCCGTTCACGATGACCAATGCTCAAAAAAGAGTCTTTGGCGAAATCAAATCTGATATGGAAAAGACCCATCCTATGCACCGTATGGTTCAAGGGGACGTGGGGAGCGGAAAAACCCTGGTCAGCTTTATGGCGGCACTTTACGCCATAGAAAGCGGCTATCAATCCTGTTTGATGGCACCCACAGAAATCTTAGCAGAGCAGCACTTTAAAAATGCCCGTAAGGTCCTTGAGCCTTTGGGTGTCCGTTTGGCTTTGCTGGTGGGAAAATCAAAAGCCTCTGAAAGAAAGCAAATGCTAGCAGCTCTTCAGGCTGGCGAGATAGACTTGATCATCGGCACTCATGCTTTGATTGAAGATGAAGTGCAGTTTGCAAATTTAGGTCTTGTCATCATCGACGAACAGCATCGTTTTGGGGTTGAGCAAAGAGGTGTTTTAAAGAACAAAGGCAAGTCGCCCCACTTTTTAGTGATGACCGCGACACCGATCCCGCGAACTTTGGCGATGACGGTGTATGGTGATTTGGATGTCTCTATTATTGATGAAATGCCAGCAGGCAGAAGTCCGATTCAAACGCGGGTGACTTATGAAAGCAAACGACCGCAAGCTTTGCAGTTTATGTTGGATCAATTAAAAAAAGGGCGTCAGGCTTACATCGTTTATCCGCTGGTGGAAGAAAGCGAAAAGATTGATCTCAAGGATGCGGTTTCTGAATACGAAAAACTAAAAACGCAGTTTCCCGATGTTCGCTTTGGTCTTTTGCACGGAAAAATGAAACCCGATGAAAAAGATCAGGTCATGACTCAATTCCGCAATCAGGAAATCCAAGTTTTGGTTTCAACAACGGTGATCGAAGTCGGTGTTGACGTGCCAAACGCCAATATCATGATCATCGAACACGCTGAGCGCTTCGGATTGTCCCAGCTTCATCAATTGCGCGGCCGGGTCGGACGGGGAGAATTCAAAAGTTTCTGTATTCTCATCATGGGTTACGCGGTCTCAGAAGAAGGTCGCCAGCGCACCGAGATGATGGAAAAAACATCCGACGGATTTAAAATTGCCGAATTCGATCTTGAAATGCGCGGCCCGGGTGAATTCATGGGAACTCGTCAATCAGGTCTTTCCGGTTTCAAACTTGCAAACTTGGTTCGTGACATGGCGATCCTGCAGCAAGCGCGCGAAGCGGCCTTTGAAGTTTTGAAAAAAGATCCGAAGCTTGCTTATCTAGAAAATCAAAGACTGCGCGAAGAATTACTCCGCGAACATGGGCCTGCAGCGTTGGCGGGAATAGCATAA